CTTTCGGGCAAATACATGCCTACCGCTGTAATATTCGCGTTAAATAGTTTTTTTCTTTTAGAGGTTTCCATAAATTTCCTTGCCCTCCTTTAATTTATTTAATAAATCTTTTTCAAACATTTCGTTAGCTTTTAAAATCATATTTTTTATTGCCGTAGGAGAACTTGATCCATGACCAATAATACTGATTCCGTCAACACCTAATAACGGAACTCCGCCATGGTTTTCATAATCCATATCTTTTAAGGAAGCTTTAAATACGTTTTTAGTAATTAATGCTTTAATTTTATTTGCAAAAGAATTTTCGGCATATTTCTTTACTCTTATCTTTAAAAAGGAAATAAAACTTTCGCCAAACTTCAATAATATATTTCCGATAAATCCATCGACAACAATAATATCAGCTTTACCTTTTAAAATATCTCTGCCCTCAACATTACCAATGAAATTCAACTTTGATTTTTTGAGCATTTCAAAAGCCTCAAATGTAACAGAATTTCCTTTGGATTCTTCTTCCCCAACATTTAACAGCCCTATTGATGGATTTTTTATACCGTCAATTTCTTTTGCGTAAATAGTTCCCATTATCGCGTATTCGAGTAAATGATTTGGTTTGCTGTCAACGCTTGCGCCAACATCATAAACCGTACAAACTTTTTTATCAATCGTAGGAAATTGAGCTCCTATCGTCGGTCTTCCAAAGCCTTTAATTCTGCCAATAATAAGCGTTGAAGCCGCCATCATCGCCCCGGTATTTCCGGCGCTAACAAATGCGTGAGCAAATTTATCTCTCACCAATTCAGCGCCTTTTACAATTGATGAATCTTTTTTCTGTTTCAGCGCGATAGTCGGAGTATCGTGCATCGTAATTACTTCATTTGTATGAATAATTTTTGAAGGATTAAAAGTTAGATTTTTCTCCTTCAGCACTTTTTCAATTTCAGACGTAATTCCAATAAGATAAACATCAATGTTAGGATTTTGCCGAATTGCCTCAATAGCACCAATAACCGGATTTTGGGGAGTAAAATCACCCCCCATTGCATCAACAATTATTTTGCACTTATTATTTTCTGACATTTTTAATTATGATTCTGGCACAAATAAAGAACGACCAGCATAATAACCACAGCTTGGGCAAGCACGGTGACTTAGTTTAATTTCACCACAATTTGAGCAGGTACTTAAGGAAGAAGCGGTAGCTTTATAATGTGTTCTTCTTTTATCCCTTCTACTTTTCGATAGTTTTCTTTTCGGGTGCGGCATTTTTTATTAACCTCTTAATTTAATTTATCTTTTAATTTCAGCAGCGGTTCCCATTCGGGTTCCGTTTTTTCAATTTTACAATTACAGCTTCCAGTGTTTAAATTTGTTCCGCATCTATAACATAAACCTTTACAATCCTCTGAACACAATTTTTTTAGAGGAATAGTTAGATTCGCATAATCAATCACATCATTAGTTATATCTATTTTATCTTCTTTTGCGGAAATAAAATAAACATTCGCATTATCAGTTAATTCTTTTTTCTCAAATAAATAAACCAAAGAAAAAATTGATTTTAACTGGGTTTTATATTCTGAATTGCATCTATCGCAATTAAATTGCGCAAAAATACTTAAATTACAATTCAAAATAATTTGATGCACTGATTTATCCATAGTGCAGTCCAAATTCAATTTATCAACGAACGGTTCACCAAGTTTGAGTTCACTTACCGATTTTTCGAATTCTACTTTGTGAACGCCGACTGGATAATTGGTGATTTTTATTATCATACAATTTCAAAAAAATATAGTTTTAAAATATATAAAGTGTATTTTTGATAAGCAAGATATGAAATCTTCATAATTTAGGATTTTTTTATAACATTTTACTTCAATAATTTAACTTTTATGCTCGAAATTAAGAATATTTCTAAACATTTTCGCTCTAAATTAGTTGTTGATAATGTTTCTTTTGACGTAAAAATCAACAGAATCTTTGGTTTGATTGGTCCGAACGGCGCCGGAAAAACAACAACAATTAGAATGATTTTAAATATTTTAATTCCTGAAAAAGGTGAAATTCTTTTTAACGGTAAAAAATTAGATCAAGATTTTTTAAATATTACCGGTTATTTACCCGAAGAACGCGGATTATATCCAAAAAGCTCTGTAGCAAATATTTTGACATATTTGGCAAATCTTAAAGGAGTTTCCAATTTTGACGCTAAAAAGGTAATAAGCTACTGGCTTGAAAGATTAAATTTACTTGAAGTTAAAAATGCTCATCTTGAAGAACTTTCTAAAGGCAATCAGCAAAAAATCCAGTTCATTGCGGCAATTCAGCATAATCCGAAAATTTTAATTTTAGATGAACCGTTTTCCGGTTTTGATCCGCTTAATCAATCAATTTTTACTGAAATAATAAATGAAATAAAAAACGATAAATTTATTATTCTGTCGACTCATCAAATGGATTTGGCGGAAAAATTATGTAACGATTTTATTCTTATTAATAAAGGGAAAGAAGTTTTAAAGGGCGATTTAAATTCCGTTCTTAATTCATCTAACCAAAATGTTTATGAAATAACTTATAATTCTTTGAATTTTGAGTCTATTAATAGTTTAACTAATATTGAAATTTTGGAATCTTATTACAATAAAGTCAAAATTTTAATAAAAAATAATGACGCCGATAACTTTTTAAAAACTATAGTAAATGAAAATTCAATTGTTGAATTTAAAAAAAATAATCCCTTCACTTCACCAGCTTTTTATGTCCAATGTTGGAGGGAATTAAAATTGACAAAATTTATTACAATTGCCAAGTGGGAATTTTTTGAAAAAATTAAAAGAAAAAGTTTTTTTCTTTCACTTTTTATTATGCCCGTTATTATAATTATTTTCAGTCTGCTTCCCTCTTTGCTTGTTAGCAAAGGAAATGATTTTCCACTGCCAATAGGAATTTTGGATTTTACAAATAATTATGAAAAGGTATTTTCCGATGAATTGATGAAAAATGATTTGTCCAACTACCAACCTGCTTTTTTCGCATTTGAATTAAACAAAGCTTCTAATAATAAATCCGAAATTCTTAAAAACGCCGACGAAAAAGTTTTGAGTAACTTTATAATAGGTTATGTTATTATTGAAAAAAACGACGGATTAAAATTAACATTTAGGACTAACGATTTATTCAATCAGGAAAAAATCAATTTAATCGAAAATTCGTTTATAAAGACTTTGTTGAAAGTCGATGGTTCGAATCTTAATTTGGAAGAAGGAAAAATTAATTTGATAATTTCTCAGATTCCAACTATTCAAAAAAGCTATATAAACGCGAACAGCGAAGAAGAGATATTCAGAAAATTTATTAATTCCTATTTATTTATAATTCTTCTCGTTACAATGATATTGTTTTCCGGCGGTATGTTTGTTAGAAGTTTGGTTTTGGAAAAATCAAACAGAATTATAGAACTGATTCTTTCAAGCTGCAAAACAAAAGATTT
This genomic stretch from Ignavibacteriota bacterium harbors:
- the plsX gene encoding phosphate acyltransferase PlsX encodes the protein MSENNKCKIIVDAMGGDFTPQNPVIGAIEAIRQNPNIDVYLIGITSEIEKVLKEKNLTFNPSKIIHTNEVITMHDTPTIALKQKKDSSIVKGAELVRDKFAHAFVSAGNTGAMMAASTLIIGRIKGFGRPTIGAQFPTIDKKVCTVYDVGASVDSKPNHLLEYAIMGTIYAKEIDGIKNPSIGLLNVGEEESKGNSVTFEAFEMLKKSKLNFIGNVEGRDILKGKADIIVVDGFIGNILLKFGESFISFLKIRVKKYAENSFANKIKALITKNVFKASLKDMDYENHGGVPLLGVDGISIIGHGSSSPTAIKNMILKANEMFEKDLLNKLKEGKEIYGNL
- the rpmF gene encoding 50S ribosomal protein L32, whose product is MPHPKRKLSKSRRDKRRTHYKATASSLSTCSNCGEIKLSHRACPSCGYYAGRSLFVPES
- a CDS encoding DUF177 domain-containing protein, whose amino-acid sequence is MIIKITNYPVGVHKVEFEKSVSELKLGEPFVDKLNLDCTMDKSVHQIILNCNLSIFAQFNCDRCNSEYKTQLKSIFSLVYLFEKKELTDNANVYFISAKEDKIDITNDVIDYANLTIPLKKLCSEDCKGLCYRCGTNLNTGSCNCKIEKTEPEWEPLLKLKDKLN
- a CDS encoding ABC transporter permease, coding for MLEIKNISKHFRSKLVVDNVSFDVKINRIFGLIGPNGAGKTTTIRMILNILIPEKGEILFNGKKLDQDFLNITGYLPEERGLYPKSSVANILTYLANLKGVSNFDAKKVISYWLERLNLLEVKNAHLEELSKGNQQKIQFIAAIQHNPKILILDEPFSGFDPLNQSIFTEIINEIKNDKFIILSTHQMDLAEKLCNDFILINKGKEVLKGDLNSVLNSSNQNVYEITYNSLNFESINSLTNIEILESYYNKVKILIKNNDADNFLKTIVNENSIVEFKKNNPFTSPAFYVQCWRELKLTKFITIAKWEFFEKIKRKSFFLSLFIMPVIIIIFSLLPSLLVSKGNDFPLPIGILDFTNNYEKVFSDELMKNDLSNYQPAFFAFELNKASNNKSEILKNADEKVLSNFIIGYVIIEKNDGLKLTFRTNDLFNQEKINLIENSFIKTLLKVDGSNLNLEEGKINLIISQIPTIQKSYINANSEEEIFRKFINSYLFIILLVTMILFSGGMFVRSLVLEKSNRIIELILSSCKTKDLLFGKVLGLSFFGFFQFAVWMLIGIILHSSNVLNFNSINNLGYQFLFFVLGYILYSAIFIGIGSIVSLDHEAQQLTGYLSIFLVFPILLAVEIIRAPNSILSLILSYFPLTSSPVMLLRLNTANPKIEEIVSVVLVLIFSIYLVIVFSSKLFRVGVLNFSKKPNLKEIITWMKLK